The Argiope bruennichi chromosome 9, qqArgBrue1.1, whole genome shotgun sequence nucleotide sequence CAGATACGTTTTCAACGCCGCTAATGCTTTACTTGTCGATGAACGATTTGAAATGTTTGAGGAGTACAGACGCAACATCCGGGAGTTGTACAGAGCAGCCGTACAAAATGTGGATTTCTCCAGTGAAGCGTCCAGGATCGTGGAAGAAATCAATGATTATGTCAGGGAGAAGACGAATGGGAAGATCGATAGGGTTTTCGACGAGTTGAGCCCGTCTAGTGTTTTCGTCTTATTGAACGCTGTGTACTTCAAAGGAGCTTTTAAGACTCAGTTCAAGCAGGAGAGAACAAGATATGAAGTCTTTTATAATTATGGACTGGAATCAGAAGCAAGGTAAGAAATGTGTTGATGCAATTACTAaacgtatttttatataatatttttagaaacatattgtTCTTCAGTAAATCAGTTTAATTCGTAAAGTAACTAATTTTCTATtattgccaaaagaaaaatttaatgtttatgattgTATATATCCAGgaattcatgatacaaatttttatttttgtataatgttGCTAAAACACATACCCATCAAGagaacttccaaaataaaaaaagaaaaatttcctcaTCGAATACTTATGAAATATGATTGTTTcagaatacataattaaaaaattatcgcaGTTTTATATTCATAAGCTTTAAATAAGAATTCGCAATTATTTTTTACTCAGAAAATAACACAATAGGTATTTTCAATAACATATAGGCAACGTGTACTCATGGGAgttgtttttcattaaaagtaaattcacaccagtaaaaaaattcttaataatcttaaaccaaataatttttgGGGAATACAGTTAGTTTAATTTTTGGGACGGCATGCGTAGAAAAAAAACAGTAATACTAATTGCAAAAAAAGTGTGCCATTGGCATAATGGATAATTATTATATCTAGAGTGAATAATAATGATCAACAGATAACTGAAGAAATCagttatttttgaattctaataacagttttacaaatttcaattcaGAATCTGTTATTTTAAAGTGCGTAACCAATccgaaagattttcaaaattctgtattgTTATTCTtcgactgaaaattaaaaatatacagagagagagagagatttatatatatatttgaaatattaatagaaaataaatgtgctgaaaataaaattggatatagCATTTCGAAAGTTTCATGTTAGAAATGACGACGttcctttttttatgaaagtgCCAATGTTCCTATAAAAGATCATCAGGTTACTTTAGGAATTAGCTATttacgatttcaaaattttcaattctaataatttctttacaaatttcaaaatagaatctTTTATTCTAAACTATTTTGAGTTAATGAGAAATCAAcctgaaaaattatctaaattttgcaTTGATCTTGCTTTgacagaaattaagaaaatacataaatagatatttaagtatttattaaaaaataatacaaaaatgcaaataaaacatttaaaaattttattgtagaaattGTATTGTAGAATCCTCTTTTTAGGAATGTACCTATGATGCACGTAACTTCTTACTTTCCCTATGCTGCTTTCGATGAATTCCAAGCCCTGGAGTTGCCTTACAAAGGTGAAAATGTCAGCATGTTCGTCTTACTGCCGAATGAAAGAGATGGAATCCATGATCTAGAAGAGAGTTTTACTCCTGAAAGATTAGCCAACGTCCAGCGACGGCTGTACAAAACTGAGGTAGATGTCTCGTTGCCAAAATTCAAATATCAGTTGGAGAAAGAACTCTCCCCAGAACTGAAAGCCCTTGGTGCCAATCAGATCTTTAGGACTGGAGCTGACTTCTCAGGAATGACCCAAAGCAGGGACGTGTTCGTAAGTCAAGTCTTTCACAAAGCAGTGATCGAGGTGAATGAAGAAGGAAGCGAAGCAGCGGCAGTGACAGAGATCATTGCAGAAGAGACGAGTCTGATCCTTGGAAAGTCAAGATTCAGAGCAGACCATCCTTTCCTGTTCGCTATTGTTGAAAAGAGAAGCAACTTGATCTTGTTCTTGGGTCGTGTTAATAGTCTATAGAAGCATTCAAAAagctgaaaatcaaatttttgataaaaatagttcGGAAGATATAATGTCTTTACTTTGAATGCAATACTTTTGATTCTTGTGTTTTCTTAAATTGATTTTCGTTATTGAAATGAGTTTTAACACAAATAAAGGATGTAATTTTTAgtgtgaatataataaaatatttttaaaggtattttgaaattgcatatttctttctttcattttatgaagTCAAATTGACTTGAATGCTTGTAAGGAAAAACAGCTGTGGTTTAACTGACTGTTGCCCttgaattaaagtaattttgcGTTTAGATAGTTGGAGAAATCTGTAATTATCTGTATAATAAATCCTGTAgtatatactgatttttttttgtaacttgatCACTTTCGTATTTGCAAAGACGAACTTTAATAATCGGTCCCTTATTCCTTACAACTAGAAACGTTTCGTTCCTTTCTGTCAAAATATTcgggaata carries:
- the LOC129985108 gene encoding intracellular coagulation inhibitor 2-like, which gives rise to MNSFSVFGSFFVLWVAFASAGIISNRDYAFQKDFRKLALANNELAFNLHRRLASGTSGNVFFSPFSISTVFGMLYYGVRGETAEELREVLGYERADLPDEFVYSTFNHFLRTVLQNRDSTDRYVFNAANALLVDERFEMFEEYRRNIRELYRAAVQNVDFSSEASRIVEEINDYVREKTNGKIDRVFDELSPSSVFVLLNAVYFKGAFKTQFKQERTRYEVFYNYGLESEARNVPMMHVTSYFPYAAFDEFQALELPYKGENVSMFVLLPNERDGIHDLEESFTPERLANVQRRLYKTEVDVSLPKFKYQLEKELSPELKALGANQIFRTGADFSGMTQSRDVFVSQVFHKAVIEVNEEGSEAAAVTEIIAEETSLILGKSRFRADHPFLFAIVEKRSNLILFLGRVNSL